A region from the Bacteroidota bacterium genome encodes:
- a CDS encoding carboxypeptidase regulatory-like domain-containing protein: protein MKTTSMLKYLFLFFVLINTRLFAQSPLIVNMQVMPPYSPVIADYLTFDANSIITITNTSNVNYDIKLAVHITGDNGIEAYTNPGFLPSLPINIPPFATRTIYGSELQSYNDVGYTIVGADAQAIIISGIIPDGFYTLCVQAQDYFTEAELSADAPSGCIPIYIRYLDAPYLLSPICGDSVSQTFPQTVVFNWITPPGAPVSTQYDFKLIEVIPFDRNPYDAMAASTTPVFYQTTTNLPLLVYGPGQPPLETGHTYAWQVTAFNATNPTYFQNDGKSEVCAFTYKQTIINYISDTGTFVINLHSDTVRINGNLQYYYASEPDAEGTNTNINSTASATNYPFKNEPLRLITKYMLKYNGGADSIYLPYNTEGLSQTDNDDVIANTTSSANGDFSFYFMTNNLPELGLVQSGVTVTIPDANLIDHYFNNAGAGSGGDYDFDLGDFGFIDGFGSEPEGGYTFETADDKDYVIDNDFDFGNYLNLNKNLRTTPELDLGKGNTLELGKGNTLDLGGTTNVVNYSGGGDGSDPISGTFTGDLYRVLQVYVNNPYYCQPDNSFRNIADSTSTYVGAVRSRVRDYVLNVDINTIHNENGVSNYSNTSGGTTIPISDDLAANDKTGGKYTMDLGGGFDADYFVNENEYFYFEDEDDDKVFESQLPWDFEIDQTDESISQLNGGLYRYSIYREITPTELPNNEGMNLDGGYGAIYDVESGDMIKDLGEIGVLGAKDYGAGRTLISRVESSTGHASFNKLIKSLDDDDYYILVIEPVDNIYLSPAVEIQFRYEYNNYNKEDKAVYSSQFTTLEVDLDDTENTTLSGTAVVTGIINYKFDDPNIAEVFPLKNVDVTLQRLQYVITEDGQKVYSRDRIDLITVTTDAQGKYLFNYTDTAAYGLIAMEGMIFGEDNCSIDIPDEENMDFPGMDEMLPGYENINPGFENINPGIENINPGGNFNLNINKELNYAPEDDIIDISLPTAYGKSMPKRIILYGAPSPDAVSAPCSYTGILYQELGIKIESDYYTSPATHFTILPAQYKEVPDLLAYVRSYDLTITVKADPDVAVQYKVPNAALRDMLVVLIRKSKPTDVPENEGIVGGIDNVAIAKLITNAEKLYNFTGTELHVNIDNGGGDGGGLYGGMEMVNIYEDFMYFGESTINQSDIIGCGLVDVNGKITFKNLVKNIGVSDNYTLLAIPDYENSDINYLIPQHTFKTDFNYNIVHPYGAYAATTTESLAREGYYPKMKVTYTMEAAPQNPIIFGKVLRSDNGFPLLDADVQLLDNPGEIVEMQTKTASDGTYFLTLTKEQYNSSSVSLFTRQLKFSKYGYDDTKTAYPIYLKKGKILNRVADTLQPAVLVTGYIYTEWWNENTSTYPAATSYVQIGNGPQVHTACQEQDFTLDLGAFTDYAESQHELDITVLIPNYEEMWEQNAWDPSIQVFQNENIYNEGYNTEFDVGGIDMGGIDLGGKTFTNRSGDMGTGIKINTDFNKAAPDGFTNAKTTGLTIDTKTTGGVMNGTGTEYTGTGTSGIGTSGPSCDLAFYATYASRGTWLAEINPDSSRYITRFENVYIPDTGNVLRLDFIVYQKLHRLRVNVTDIYDNPVNAEVEVVGITDALSTGSDGIRDILFENSGNTFTLLINGPDGSTFVQKELVITNEASEFMVNYDVVLLQGASISGKVTNGTPPVENARVFIDAAGMEHLETYTDANGNYTLKGVPKTSGFTVRAVKEGTGLIGDSHWVVTSGSSNITGVNFNLTNYAGMDISKLLGFKTEIEYLSTSGGDVKISGSLVDVADNSRFSMDDEVRFPFNYVKIKASTTLNGSGVAYAEPVDASFTISNSDPLAITMYDEYQAQAGIIAASCVVEKVNATSGKIKSPIRILETTFTDPAFNFTGYGSTGFYLKNKTGTGTGDMYYADISHDLITLFTTGTAIFPTTDYYEIEIPYPGAKMSFNMQNVSAYITNSSTNRVYADSLVLDTWLDPTIAYSDGFVSPLHVGNIRVTPSFTSYKSGTTPFTVEMEKWDLNCTSWSLNNTGFHMNSGKLDASGVLFDFDDIKIESGELVYSTSSTLGTSNVTLIDILDLEIENNPDLIYNGTNWQIYVGGNDADPAASIANIPGLPWNNNDLTLQILLFYSNADAEFKMNNDTFALFSVTTFTTDEGALYVHEDDYTGESYLTLPGIIDLHLPSISVQPTAFLIKNNNGTISTELEAFGFGMEVNGVIADFNAGDITFQNNGLIVSGTVSEAPYFNHNVKLYHLTDSTAINTIPNQEFQYTNDGQSLNNLFGRMYPQTNSWTNYQFTGDVTGASKTSGKWTFTVYGEITAENQKVDVDDLKMSGADKSMDFDNLGMSYDYPNRRMVGSISIDESMPGGGSISGQANCIFDDDGWYFVCGGQVTMPSNPYVTSVSLALLFGDYPIANEQPVKDVFTEYSYDGSLPDAFANNISGFYFDGKIEMPIPYVPNFEMDFVVVSVEFEAGITAGFQLGMNFTEALNTYYTGLDASIHVHAGVGQSLIWGCAGVNFDANVGLGLSGQYSSNGEWFISGYFEASLSASAYAGIGLACDSECDGICEMDEWSGSVGLTLKGEMGYQDGNEYTETGIEDVYIEY, encoded by the coding sequence ATGAAAACAACATCTATGTTGAAATATTTATTTTTGTTTTTTGTATTGATAAATACAAGATTATTTGCACAATCGCCACTTATCGTGAATATGCAGGTTATGCCACCGTATTCGCCGGTTATTGCAGACTATCTGACCTTTGATGCAAATTCCATCATCACCATTACCAATACATCAAATGTAAATTACGATATTAAGTTGGCTGTACATATTACCGGTGATAATGGAATAGAAGCTTATACCAATCCCGGATTTTTGCCTTCGCTCCCAATAAATATTCCACCCTTTGCAACAAGAACAATTTATGGAAGCGAATTACAAAGTTATAATGATGTTGGATATACCATAGTAGGTGCTGATGCTCAAGCAATTATAATTTCCGGAATTATTCCTGACGGATTTTATACCTTATGCGTGCAGGCACAAGATTATTTTACCGAAGCAGAATTATCTGCCGATGCACCTTCGGGATGTATTCCTATTTATATACGTTACCTCGATGCACCATATTTATTGTCACCTATTTGCGGCGATTCTGTAAGTCAAACATTTCCACAAACAGTAGTATTTAATTGGATAACTCCTCCGGGTGCACCCGTTTCCACACAATATGATTTTAAATTAATTGAAGTAATTCCCTTCGATAGAAATCCTTACGATGCAATGGCTGCATCCACCACTCCGGTTTTTTATCAAACCACCACCAATTTACCCTTATTGGTATATGGTCCGGGACAACCACCTTTAGAAACCGGTCATACTTATGCATGGCAGGTAACTGCATTTAATGCAACAAATCCCACCTATTTTCAAAACGATGGAAAAAGCGAGGTTTGTGCTTTTACTTATAAACAAACAATAATAAATTATATAAGTGACACCGGAACTTTTGTAATTAATTTACATAGTGATACCGTTCGTATTAACGGAAATCTGCAATATTATTACGCGAGCGAACCGGATGCAGAGGGAACAAATACCAATATTAATTCCACGGCATCAGCAACTAATTATCCCTTCAAAAATGAACCCTTGCGTCTTATTACTAAATACATGTTAAAATATAATGGAGGTGCTGATTCCATTTATTTACCCTACAACACCGAAGGATTATCACAAACGGATAATGATGATGTAATAGCGAATACCACCAGTTCGGCAAATGGAGATTTTTCATTTTATTTTATGACAAATAATTTGCCTGAATTGGGATTGGTGCAAAGTGGTGTTACCGTTACAATTCCCGATGCTAATTTAATTGATCATTATTTTAATAATGCAGGCGCAGGATCCGGTGGTGATTATGATTTTGATCTTGGTGACTTTGGATTTATTGATGGATTCGGAAGCGAACCCGAAGGAGGATATACTTTTGAAACAGCTGATGATAAAGATTATGTAATTGACAATGATTTTGATTTTGGAAATTATTTAAATCTCAACAAAAACCTTAGAACTACTCCCGAACTAGATTTAGGAAAGGGTAATACACTGGAATTAGGCAAAGGCAATACACTAGATCTGGGTGGAACAACCAATGTTGTAAATTATAGTGGTGGAGGAGATGGATCAGATCCGATATCCGGAACTTTTACCGGTGATCTTTATCGGGTTTTACAAGTGTATGTAAATAATCCGTATTACTGTCAGCCGGATAATAGTTTTAGAAATATTGCCGATTCTACATCAACCTATGTCGGTGCCGTTAGATCAAGGGTTCGCGATTATGTTTTAAATGTAGATATCAATACCATTCACAATGAGAACGGAGTAAGTAATTATTCAAATACGAGTGGTGGAACTACGATTCCCATTTCCGACGACCTCGCTGCTAATGATAAAACAGGTGGAAAATATACCATGGATCTTGGTGGAGGATTTGATGCGGATTATTTTGTAAACGAAAATGAATATTTTTATTTTGAAGATGAAGACGACGACAAAGTATTCGAAAGTCAACTACCTTGGGATTTTGAAATTGATCAAACAGATGAGTCGATTTCACAATTGAACGGAGGCCTCTATCGATATTCCATCTATCGCGAAATAACCCCCACAGAACTTCCGAATAATGAAGGAATGAATTTAGATGGTGGATATGGAGCAATTTACGATGTGGAAAGTGGTGATATGATCAAAGATCTTGGTGAAATTGGGGTTCTGGGTGCAAAAGATTATGGTGCTGGCCGAACATTAATTTCAAGGGTGGAATCCTCTACAGGACACGCCTCTTTTAATAAATTAATTAAAAGTCTTGATGATGATGATTATTATATATTAGTAATAGAACCTGTTGACAATATTTATTTGAGTCCGGCAGTAGAAATTCAATTCAGATACGAATATAATAATTATAACAAAGAAGATAAAGCAGTGTATAGCTCTCAATTTACTACTCTGGAAGTAGATCTTGACGACACAGAAAATACGACACTAAGTGGAACTGCTGTAGTAACAGGTATTATTAATTATAAATTCGACGATCCAAATATTGCAGAGGTATTCCCATTAAAAAATGTGGATGTTACATTACAAAGACTGCAGTATGTTATAACAGAAGACGGACAAAAAGTATATTCCCGCGATCGCATCGATTTAATTACCGTAACAACTGATGCACAAGGAAAATATTTATTTAATTATACCGACACCGCAGCATATGGATTAATAGCTATGGAAGGCATGATCTTCGGAGAAGATAATTGTTCCATTGATATTCCGGATGAAGAAAATATGGATTTTCCAGGCATGGATGAAATGTTGCCCGGATATGAGAATATCAACCCCGGTTTCGAAAATATTAACCCCGGCATTGAAAATATTAACCCCGGTGGAAATTTTAATTTGAACATCAATAAAGAATTGAATTATGCTCCGGAAGATGATATTATTGATATTTCTCTTCCAACGGCATATGGCAAATCAATGCCTAAAAGAATTATTTTATATGGTGCGCCGTCTCCGGATGCAGTTTCAGCACCGTGTTCGTATACTGGAATATTATACCAGGAACTCGGAATTAAAATTGAAAGCGATTATTATACGAGTCCCGCAACACATTTTACAATTTTACCGGCACAATACAAAGAAGTTCCTGATCTGTTGGCATATGTTCGTTCTTATGATCTTACAATAACGGTTAAAGCAGATCCGGATGTTGCAGTTCAATACAAAGTACCAAATGCGGCTTTGCGTGATATGTTAGTTGTTTTAATACGCAAAAGCAAACCTACCGATGTTCCGGAAAATGAAGGTATAGTTGGAGGAATCGATAATGTGGCTATTGCTAAACTAATTACCAATGCGGAAAAATTATACAACTTCACGGGAACAGAGCTTCATGTTAATATAGACAATGGGGGTGGCGATGGTGGCGGACTTTATGGTGGGATGGAAATGGTTAATATTTATGAAGATTTTATGTATTTCGGTGAATCCACAATAAATCAAAGTGATATTATCGGGTGTGGCCTTGTTGATGTAAATGGAAAAATTACTTTCAAAAATTTGGTAAAAAATATCGGTGTGTCAGATAATTATACTTTATTGGCAATACCCGATTACGAAAATTCCGATATTAATTATTTAATTCCTCAACATACTTTCAAAACTGATTTTAATTATAATATAGTGCATCCTTACGGTGCATATGCCGCAACTACAACCGAGAGTCTGGCAAGAGAAGGATATTACCCAAAAATGAAAGTTACCTACACCATGGAGGCTGCTCCGCAAAATCCCATCATATTTGGAAAAGTGTTGCGCAGCGATAATGGATTTCCATTGCTTGATGCTGATGTTCAATTATTGGATAATCCAGGCGAAATTGTGGAAATGCAAACAAAAACCGCTAGCGACGGAACTTATTTTTTAACTCTTACAAAAGAACAATACAATTCAAGCAGTGTATCTTTATTTACGCGTCAGTTGAAATTTAGTAAATATGGTTATGATGATACAAAAACTGCCTATCCAATTTATCTCAAAAAAGGAAAAATACTAAATCGTGTAGCAGATACTTTACAGCCTGCTGTTTTAGTTACAGGTTATATTTATACAGAATGGTGGAATGAAAATACGAGTACTTATCCTGCAGCTACCTCTTATGTTCAAATAGGAAATGGTCCGCAAGTACATACAGCTTGCCAGGAACAAGATTTCACTTTAGACCTTGGTGCATTTACAGATTATGCAGAATCGCAACATGAATTAGACATTACCGTTTTAATTCCGAATTATGAAGAAATGTGGGAACAAAATGCCTGGGATCCGAGCATACAGGTTTTTCAAAATGAGAACATTTATAATGAAGGATATAATACAGAATTTGATGTGGGTGGTATCGACATGGGAGGAATTGATCTGGGAGGAAAAACATTTACCAACCGATCAGGTGATATGGGTACGGGAATAAAAATTAATACCGATTTTAATAAAGCCGCACCCGATGGTTTTACAAATGCGAAAACTACCGGATTAACTATTGATACAAAAACAACCGGTGGTGTAATGAACGGCACTGGAACAGAATATACCGGAACCGGTACCTCTGGAATAGGAACCAGTGGACCCTCCTGTGACCTTGCTTTTTACGCAACTTATGCATCGAGAGGAACCTGGCTAGCAGAAATAAATCCTGATAGTTCGAGATATATTACAAGATTTGAAAACGTATATATTCCTGATACCGGAAATGTTTTGCGTTTGGATTTTATTGTATATCAAAAATTACATCGTTTACGTGTAAATGTTACTGATATTTATGATAATCCTGTAAATGCAGAAGTGGAAGTGGTAGGAATAACTGATGCTTTAAGTACGGGTTCGGATGGTATTCGTGATATATTATTTGAAAATAGCGGAAATACATTTACTTTATTAATTAATGGACCTGATGGAAGTACTTTTGTTCAGAAAGAATTAGTTATTACCAACGAAGCATCAGAATTTATGGTGAATTATGATGTTGTTTTATTACAAGGTGCAAGTATCAGCGGAAAGGTAACCAACGGAACTCCACCGGTAGAAAATGCAAGAGTATTTATTGACGCTGCCGGAATGGAACATTTGGAAACATACACCGATGCAAATGGAAATTATACTTTAAAAGGTGTTCCAAAAACATCCGGTTTTACTGTTCGTGCAGTAAAAGAAGGAACGGGATTAATTGGTGATTCGCATTGGGTGGTTACCTCAGGTTCAAGCAATATAACAGGTGTTAATTTTAATCTCACGAATTATGCAGGAATGGATATTTCTAAATTGTTGGGATTCAAAACAGAAATAGAATATTTATCTACTTCCGGAGGAGATGTGAAAATAAGTGGTTCTTTGGTTGATGTGGCTGATAACAGTCGTTTTTCTATGGACGACGAAGTGCGTTTTCCTTTTAATTACGTAAAAATAAAAGCGAGCACAACATTAAATGGAAGCGGAGTTGCATATGCAGAACCTGTGGATGCAAGTTTCACAATTTCCAATTCAGATCCACTTGCCATAACAATGTATGACGAATATCAGGCGCAAGCCGGAATAATTGCAGCAAGTTGTGTTGTAGAAAAAGTGAATGCAACTTCCGGAAAAATTAAAAGTCCGATAAGAATTCTTGAAACCACATTTACTGATCCTGCTTTTAATTTTACCGGATATGGTTCCACAGGATTTTATTTAAAAAATAAAACAGGAACCGGTACCGGAGATATGTATTATGCCGATATCAGTCATGATTTGATCACTTTATTTACAACTGGTACTGCAATATTTCCAACTACTGATTATTATGAAATTGAAATCCCATATCCCGGAGCAAAAATGTCGTTTAATATGCAAAATGTTTCAGCATATATCACAAATTCCAGCACCAATCGCGTATATGCCGATTCCCTTGTTCTCGATACCTGGCTGGATCCAACAATTGCATATAGCGATGGTTTTGTTTCTCCATTGCATGTTGGAAATATTCGTGTAACACCATCCTTTACTTCTTACAAATCAGGAACAACGCCATTTACAGTAGAAATGGAAAAATGGGATCTGAATTGCACATCATGGAGTTTAAATAATACCGGATTTCATATGAATTCAGGAAAATTGGATGCCTCCGGTGTGCTATTTGATTTTGATGATATCAAAATTGAAAGCGGTGAACTGGTATATTCCACTTCTTCTACTTTGGGTACTTCAAATGTTACATTAATAGATATATTAGATCTGGAAATTGAAAATAATCCGGATCTTATTTACAACGGTACAAATTGGCAAATTTATGTGGGTGGAAATGATGCAGATCCCGCTGCCAGCATTGCAAATATTCCGGGTTTACCATGGAATAATAATGATCTTACTTTACAAATATTATTATTTTACAGCAATGCGGATGCAGAATTTAAAATGAATAATGATACATTTGCCTTATTTAGTGTTACTACCTTTACAACCGATGAAGGTGCATTATATGTGCATGAAGATGATTACACGGGAGAAAGTTATTTAACGCTACCAGGTATTATTGATTTACATTTACCGTCCATTTCCGTTCAACCAACAGCTTTTTTAATTAAAAATAATAATGGAACTATTTCAACAGAATTAGAAGCTTTTGGATTTGGAATGGAAGTAAATGGAGTTATTGCAGATTTTAATGCAGGAGATATAACCTTTCAGAATAACGGATTAATTGTAAGTGGAACCGTCTCGGAAGCTCCCTACTTTAATCACAACGTAAAATTATATCACCTTACCGACAGCACTGCAATTAATACAATTCCAAATCAGGAATTCCAGTACACAAATGATGGTCAGAGTTTAAATAATTTATTTGGAAGAATGTATCCGCAAACAAATAGCTGGACCAATTATCAATTTACCGGTGATGTTACGGGTGCTTCCAAAACTTCGGGCAAATGGACATTTACAGTGTATGGAGAAATTACAGCGGAAAATCAGAAAGTGGATGTTGATGACCTGAAAATGAGTGGTGCTGATAAATCGATGGATTTTGATAATCTTGGAATGTCGTACGATTATCCGAACAGAAGAATGGTTGGAAGTATTTCCATCGACGAAAGTATGCCTGGTGGCGGAAGTATAAGTGGACAGGCGAATTGTATTTTTGATGATGATGGATGGTATTTTGTGTGTGGAGGTCAGGTTACTATGCCTTCCAATCCTTATGTAACATCCGTAAGTCTTGCATTGTTATTTGGTGATTATCCAATTGCAAATGAGCAACCAGTTAAAGATGTTTTCACAGAATATTCTTACGACGGAAGTTTACCTGATGCATTTGCAAATAATATCAGCGGATTTTATTTTGATGGTAAAATTGAAATGCCAATTCCATATGTTCCAAATTTTGAAATGGATTTTGTAGTGGTAAGTGTTGAATTTGAAGCAGGTATAACTGCAGGATTTCAACTCGGTATGAATTTCACCGAAGCTTTAAATACTTATTACACCGGACTGGATGCAAGTATTCATGTGCATGCAGGAGTAGGTCAATCGCTAATTTGGGGTTGTGCCGGAGTTAACTTTGATGCAAATGTAGGTTTAGGTTTATCCGGCCAATATTCCAGTAATGGCGAATGGTTTATTTCTGGATATTTTGAAGCCTCTCTTTCAGCAAGTGCTTATGCCGGAATTGGTTTAGCTTGCGACAGTGAATGTGACGGCATTTGTGAAATGGATGAATGGAGCGGATCTGTGGGCTTGACATTAAAAGGTGAAATGGGTTATCAGGATGGAAATGAATATACGGAAACAGGTATTGAGGATGTATATATTGAATATTAA
- a CDS encoding fibronectin type III domain-containing protein → MKKISLLGFLITLFFADITAQTTSTENAFSSQHGIFIRLENDYPKIDMKALPVYEIKRKGANDKSFKSIATVKVPADYASFVENIKAAAQVNPEPLLMKEINTELLWKKFVSGGYDSLLAYRNALFLQLALGIKYFDASAEKNIMYQYEITKKVKATNAENVFTTNSVSYPAKAEKYPGKLRSEKETVIGIALNYTCVGYAPSLIRLYREENYSGNFLPIRARRIKIADGDTTVFAIYDTIVKPNSVYRYYILPMDYYGNYGSINDTITTIAASEQYAGNIEKMDVVSLLNEGTAIRWRLSEPQNFNYIAVYRTTNFDSTLTKIGMASAADSQFVDNNAEPMKMYFYALQPITRMGATLPMSAKVTGMFTPISQPLAPYITDIQSTEKSINLTIKNNDVQTRGYRIYRKLNTDSAFALISELIKVEKAITSYIDTQNIAADKYYTYMVKAENKSYVLSPASNILTVRSAKSGELITMGVPKVEMINGRAMIQWNNNIQRESIQSFQIYRKDESGKETLLKENIDPQIINYSDSTIAIGHQYNYGIAYRDNNGNRSAIAYSKSTSIPNTQRGPSNVYAASKENTLILSWTEDDTDVTAYRIYKLVEEKPVLISEINAGSNTYTIKNMKPGEEYNIYLTTVNKNKTESLPGKMLMGVVE, encoded by the coding sequence ATGAAAAAGATCAGTTTATTAGGATTTTTAATTACTTTGTTTTTTGCAGATATAACTGCACAAACAACTTCAACGGAAAACGCATTTTCGTCGCAGCACGGAATATTTATCCGACTTGAAAATGATTATCCGAAAATAGATATGAAAGCACTACCCGTTTATGAGATAAAACGAAAAGGTGCCAACGATAAATCATTTAAATCCATTGCAACTGTAAAGGTGCCTGCTGATTATGCATCCTTTGTAGAAAATATAAAAGCAGCCGCTCAGGTAAATCCCGAACCTTTGCTTATGAAAGAGATCAACACAGAATTATTATGGAAAAAATTTGTTTCCGGAGGTTATGATTCTCTTTTGGCTTATCGCAATGCGCTCTTTTTACAACTTGCACTTGGTATTAAATATTTTGATGCCAGCGCCGAAAAAAATATAATGTATCAATACGAGATCACTAAAAAGGTAAAGGCAACTAATGCAGAAAATGTTTTTACTACAAATTCCGTTTCCTATCCTGCCAAAGCAGAAAAATATCCCGGCAAATTGCGCAGCGAAAAAGAAACGGTAATAGGCATTGCGCTTAATTATACTTGTGTGGGATATGCCCCATCTTTGATCAGACTTTATCGCGAGGAGAATTATTCAGGAAATTTTTTACCTATACGTGCCAGAAGAATAAAAATTGCCGATGGAGATACTACAGTATTTGCAATTTACGATACCATAGTTAAACCAAACAGTGTTTACAGATATTATATATTACCAATGGATTATTATGGAAATTACGGTTCCATAAATGATACCATTACTACAATTGCAGCGTCGGAACAATATGCAGGTAATATTGAAAAAATGGATGTAGTGAGTTTATTAAATGAGGGAACCGCAATAAGATGGAGATTATCGGAACCGCAGAATTTTAATTATATTGCTGTTTACAGAACAACAAATTTTGATAGTACACTCACAAAAATAGGAATGGCTTCTGCGGCCGATTCGCAATTCGTGGATAATAATGCCGAACCAATGAAGATGTACTTTTACGCCTTGCAACCTATTACACGAATGGGAGCAACCTTACCTATGAGTGCAAAGGTTACAGGTATGTTTACACCTATATCACAACCATTGGCACCTTATATCACCGATATTCAATCCACCGAAAAATCGATCAACCTCACAATTAAAAACAATGATGTTCAAACACGCGGGTATAGAATTTACCGGAAATTAAACACCGACTCCGCCTTTGCCCTCATTTCCGAATTAATTAAGGTGGAGAAAGCAATTACCTCTTATATTGACACACAAAATATTGCGGCAGATAAATATTACACCTATATGGTGAAAGCAGAAAATAAAAGTTATGTATTGAGTCCTGCTTCCAATATTCTGACAGTAAGATCTGCAAAATCGGGAGAATTAATAACAATGGGTGTACCAAAAGTGGAAATGATCAATGGCCGTGCTATGATACAATGGAATAATAATATTCAAAGAGAGAGTATTCAATCATTTCAAATTTATAGAAAAGATGAATCGGGTAAAGAAACTCTTTTAAAAGAAAATATTGATCCACAGATCATAAATTATAGTGATAGCACAATCGCCATTGGCCATCAATACAATTACGGCATTGCATATCGCGATAATAATGGAAACAGATCGGCAATAGCCTATTCAAAATCAACCTCAATACCAAATACGCAGCGAGGCCCATCTAATGTATACGCGGCGTCAAAAGAAAATACGTTAATACTTTCGTGGACAGAAGATGATACAGATGTAACTGCCTATAGAATCTATAAATTGGTGGAAGAAAAACCGGTCCTGATTAGTGAAATTAATGCAGGGTCAAACACATACACCATTAAAAACATGAAACCGGGAGAAGAATATAATATCTATTTAACAACGGTAAATAAAAACAAAACAGAAAGTTTACCGGGAAAGATGTTGATGGGGGTAGTGGAATAA
- a CDS encoding DinB family protein, whose translation MLLSQLSPLPEYFDRYILKCDDVELTDAIKISITELENAPIDKWKQLGDKTYAPGKWTVKEILQHLIDTERIFCYRALTYARGEKNAVLSFEEDDYAKASEANNRTLQSLAGELMSTHLSAFTLFQSFTPDMLQKMCIGFKGKYSVASVGFILPGHQRWHFGILEERYYGLI comes from the coding sequence ATGTTACTATCACAGCTCTCTCCATTACCCGAATATTTTGATCGGTACATTTTGAAATGTGACGATGTGGAATTAACCGATGCAATTAAAATATCCATTACAGAACTTGAAAATGCACCTATCGATAAATGGAAACAATTGGGAGATAAAACCTATGCTCCGGGAAAGTGGACTGTAAAAGAAATATTGCAACATCTTATCGACACGGAAAGAATTTTTTGTTACCGCGCCTTAACCTATGCGCGAGGTGAAAAAAATGCGGTTTTAAGTTTTGAAGAAGACGATTATGCAAAAGCATCCGAGGCGAATAACAGAACACTGCAAAGTTTAGCCGGAGAGTTAATGTCTACGCATTTATCTGCATTCACTTTATTTCAATCCTTTACACCCGACATGTTGCAAAAAATGTGTATTGGTTTCAAAGGGAAATATTCCGTTGCCTCTGTAGGGTTTATTTTGCCCGGTCACCAAAGATGGCATTTTGGAATTTTGGAGGAGAGATATTATGGTTTGATTTGA
- a CDS encoding DUF1579 domain-containing protein: MQTSFENSLADGPHAQLNKLVGDWEGIAKTWFEPDKIADESPVRGSMKLILGGRFILHEYKGSFGDKPLEGVAIFGYDLNMKRFQSAWVDSYHNGTAILFSDGKRGVNDFSMQGNYTYITPEEETTWGWRTAIDIIDDDTIKLTAFNVFPDGTEAKATEVVYSRVK, encoded by the coding sequence ATGCAAACTTCATTTGAAAATTCATTGGCTGACGGGCCTCATGCGCAATTAAATAAATTAGTAGGGGACTGGGAAGGAATAGCAAAAACCTGGTTCGAACCCGATAAAATTGCAGACGAATCGCCGGTGCGCGGAAGCATGAAATTAATTTTGGGAGGACGATTTATTTTACATGAATACAAAGGAAGTTTCGGAGATAAACCTTTGGAAGGAGTTGCCATTTTTGGTTATGACCTTAATATGAAAAGATTTCAATCTGCCTGGGTGGATAGTTATCACAATGGAACAGCTATATTATTTTCAGATGGTAAAAGGGGAGTGAATGATTTTTCCATGCAGGGAAATTATACTTACATAACACCCGAAGAAGAAACAACCTGGGGTTGGAGAACAGCAATTGATATCATTGATGATGATACAATAAAATTAACCGCCTTCAATGTATTTCCGGATGGCACGGAAGCTAAAGCTACAGAAGTGGTTTATAGCAGAGTGAAATAA